One segment of Sphingomonas telluris DNA contains the following:
- a CDS encoding Fe2+-dependent dioxygenase: MYRVLDILSPQEIAECRQIAATAPFVDGKISNPHNKAKQNEQLHEQQAYQRSAKIVLDAMLRSEEFHEFAFPVQVAPPLLTRYKPGMHYGAHADAAYLKLQHGTVRSDLSCTIFLNEPETYEGGSLHIRLADASIRFKLQPGQAIVYPSDTLHEVESVTSGERLVAITFIQSRVKDPFHRNMLFELNEVAALEGNNMSQENFSRMQLIQANLLRYWGDQP, translated from the coding sequence ATGTATCGAGTGCTGGACATCCTATCGCCGCAGGAAATTGCGGAATGCCGGCAGATCGCGGCGACCGCGCCTTTCGTCGACGGCAAGATCAGCAACCCGCACAACAAGGCCAAGCAGAACGAGCAGTTGCACGAGCAGCAGGCTTATCAGCGCAGCGCCAAGATCGTCCTGGACGCAATGCTGCGAAGCGAGGAATTCCACGAATTCGCCTTCCCGGTGCAGGTCGCTCCCCCGCTACTCACCCGATACAAGCCGGGGATGCATTACGGCGCCCATGCCGACGCGGCCTACCTGAAGTTGCAGCACGGGACGGTGCGCAGCGACCTCAGCTGCACCATCTTCCTCAACGAGCCGGAGACGTACGAGGGCGGCTCGCTCCACATCCGGCTGGCCGATGCGAGCATCCGGTTCAAGCTCCAGCCCGGGCAGGCAATCGTCTATCCGTCGGACACTCTGCACGAAGTCGAGTCCGTCACGAGCGGCGAGCGGCTGGTCGCGATCACCTTCATCCAGAGCCGCGTGAAGGACCCTTTCCACCGGAATATGCTGTTCGAGCTTAACGAGGTTGCAGCCTTGGAGGGCAACAACATGAGCCAGGAAAATTTCAGCCGGATGCAGCTGATTCAGGCGAACCTGCTGCGCTACTGGGGCGACCAGCCTTAG